A region of Pyxidicoccus parkwaysis DNA encodes the following proteins:
- a CDS encoding mechanosensitive ion channel family protein yields MDAIINQLKSLALTEALPFLLKAMGALVLWFVGRTIINGFRRVLNMALQKRQLDATLIRYVESLFAGSLTILLLLGILGMMGVETTSFAALLAAAGIAIGTAWSGLLSNFAAGIFLLVLRPFRVGDEIAAAGVTGVVQEIGLFATTLDTADNLRISVGNNRLFGDNIVNFTHHPHRKLVIKVPLLHGGDVRMQMKALQELMTTVPGVLQQPAPSVKVAEFTALGPVLGIGVHCKPVEATDVQAAATNAAADFLVASGYTVPVDTVRNLTAKAG; encoded by the coding sequence ATGGACGCCATCATCAATCAACTGAAGTCGCTGGCCCTGACCGAAGCCCTCCCCTTCCTGCTCAAGGCGATGGGAGCGCTGGTGCTGTGGTTCGTGGGCCGTACCATCATCAACGGGTTCCGGCGCGTGCTGAATATGGCGCTGCAGAAGCGCCAGCTCGACGCCACGCTCATCCGCTACGTCGAGTCGCTGTTCGCCGGCTCCCTCACCATCCTCCTGCTGCTCGGAATCCTGGGGATGATGGGCGTGGAGACGACGTCCTTCGCCGCGCTGCTCGCGGCGGCGGGCATCGCGATTGGCACGGCCTGGTCCGGCCTGCTCTCCAACTTCGCGGCGGGCATCTTCCTGCTCGTGCTGCGGCCCTTCCGCGTGGGTGATGAAATCGCCGCGGCGGGCGTCACCGGTGTGGTGCAGGAGATTGGCCTCTTCGCCACCACGCTCGACACGGCCGACAACCTGCGCATCTCCGTGGGCAACAACCGGCTGTTCGGCGACAACATCGTCAACTTCACGCACCATCCGCACCGCAAGCTCGTCATCAAGGTTCCGCTGCTGCACGGCGGCGACGTGCGCATGCAGATGAAGGCGCTCCAGGAGTTGATGACGACGGTGCCCGGCGTCCTCCAGCAGCCCGCGCCCTCCGTCAAGGTGGCCGAGTTCACCGCGCTGGGCCCCGTGCTCGGCATCGGCGTGCACTGCAAGCCGGTCGAGGCCACGGACGTCCAGGCCGCCGCCACCAATGCCGCCGCGGACTTCCTCGTCGCCTCCGGCTACACCGTGCCCGTGGACACCGTGCGGAACCTCACCGCGAAGGCCGGCTGA